In one window of bacterium DNA:
- a CDS encoding diacylglycerol kinase family protein, translated as MKPWLGARVRSFRHAGSGWLYLLRREANFKIHVASAAAVGIAGTVCGVRGRDWLWLAAAVTAVLVAEAFNSALEALADACRPEADPRIRRAKDIAAAAVLLAAVFAAAVGAAVFIPRIFP; from the coding sequence ATGAAGCCCTGGTTGGGAGCGAGAGTGCGCAGTTTCCGCCACGCCGGTAGCGGGTGGCTGTATCTCCTGCGCCGGGAGGCCAATTTCAAAATTCATGTCGCATCGGCTGCGGCGGTGGGTATAGCCGGCACGGTCTGCGGCGTGCGGGGCCGGGATTGGTTGTGGTTGGCCGCCGCCGTCACCGCGGTGCTGGTCGCCGAGGCGTTCAATTCCGCCCTGGAAGCCCTGGCCGACGCCTGCCGTCCGGAAGCGGACCCGAGAATACGCCGGGCCAAGGACATAGCGGCGGCCGCAGTGCTTCTGGCCGCGGTTTTCGCCGCCGCCGTCGGCGCGGCCGTCTTCATTCCCCGGATCTTCCCCTGA